The following coding sequences lie in one Halogeometricum rufum genomic window:
- a CDS encoding MBL fold metallo-hydrolase → MTPLRRVSVPVVTRAPTGATNAYLVGTEGALLVDPASRTDELDELVAEANVEHVAVTHTHPDHTGAVAAYAAETGATVWCRRGREARFAAETGVEPDRTFAEGDVIPVGDGAAESRSAARGTAVGGVTVLDTPGHAADHVAFEGDFGVLCGDLAVAEGSVVVGAPEGSVRAYLVSLRRIHARNPDAMHPGHGPAIDDPRATCERLIRHRIDRERRVLAAVTDGARDVESILDAAYEKDLTGVRDLARATVLAHVEKLATEGRVRHDAATGRVTPH, encoded by the coding sequence GTGACTCCGCTCAGACGCGTCTCCGTCCCCGTCGTGACCCGTGCGCCCACGGGCGCGACGAACGCCTACCTCGTCGGCACCGAGGGCGCACTCCTCGTCGACCCGGCGAGTCGGACCGACGAACTGGACGAACTGGTCGCCGAAGCGAACGTCGAACACGTCGCCGTCACGCACACGCACCCCGACCACACCGGGGCCGTCGCGGCCTACGCCGCGGAGACTGGCGCGACGGTGTGGTGTCGCCGCGGCCGCGAGGCGCGGTTCGCCGCGGAGACGGGCGTCGAACCCGACCGGACGTTCGCCGAGGGCGACGTGATACCCGTCGGTGACGGCGCCGCCGAGTCGCGTTCGGCGGCCCGCGGGACGGCGGTCGGCGGCGTGACCGTCCTCGACACGCCCGGCCACGCGGCCGACCACGTCGCGTTCGAGGGCGACTTCGGCGTCCTCTGCGGTGACCTCGCCGTCGCCGAGGGGAGCGTCGTCGTCGGCGCGCCCGAGGGGAGCGTCCGCGCGTATCTCGTCTCCCTGCGTCGCATCCACGCCCGGAATCCCGACGCCATGCACCCCGGACACGGCCCCGCCATCGACGACCCGCGCGCGACGTGCGAGCGCCTGATTCGACACCGCATCGACCGCGAACGGCGCGTGCTCGCCGCCGTGACCGACGGCGCCCGCGACGTTGAGTCGATACTCGACGCCGCCTACGAGAAGGACCTCACCGGCGTCCGGGACCTCGCCCGCGCGACGGTCCTCGCTCACGTGGAGAAACTCGCCACCGAGGGGCGCGTCCGCCACGACGCGGCGACGGGCCGCGTCACCCCTCACTAA
- a CDS encoding MarR family transcriptional regulator, protein MSTSTAEMNREDPLSEGEYRERLRELPPSAKLVAKVLEGDAPLSQGELAEESLLPDRTVRYALNRLEESELVSSRYSFKDARKQVYFLNT, encoded by the coding sequence ATGAGCACCAGTACCGCAGAGATGAACCGTGAGGACCCCCTTTCGGAGGGCGAATACCGCGAGCGACTCCGCGAACTGCCTCCGAGCGCGAAACTCGTCGCCAAAGTGCTGGAGGGCGACGCACCGCTCTCGCAGGGGGAACTCGCCGAGGAGTCACTGCTCCCCGACCGCACCGTTCGCTACGCGCTCAATCGACTCGAAGAGTCCGAACTCGTCAGTTCGCGCTACAGTTTCAAGGACGCGCGCAAGCAGGTCTACTTCCTCAACACGTAG
- a CDS encoding PPOX class F420-dependent oxidoreductase → MIPESHHDIFEKESFAHFATVMPDGTPHVTPVWVDHENGKYALLNSARGRQKVRNVERNPRVGVSVTDPDDPYRYVSVRGEAELIDEGAVAHIDKLAQKYMDVEEYPHHGEESGARVIVRIPADTVVTNG, encoded by the coding sequence GTGATTCCGGAATCCCACCACGACATCTTCGAGAAGGAGTCGTTCGCCCACTTCGCCACGGTCATGCCCGACGGGACGCCGCACGTCACGCCGGTGTGGGTGGACCACGAGAACGGTAAGTACGCCCTCCTCAACAGCGCACGCGGCCGACAGAAGGTTCGGAACGTCGAACGGAACCCCCGAGTCGGCGTCTCCGTGACGGACCCCGACGACCCGTACCGGTACGTCTCCGTCCGCGGCGAGGCGGAGTTGATAGACGAGGGAGCCGTCGCCCACATCGACAAACTCGCCCAGAAGTACATGGACGTCGAGGAGTATCCGCACCACGGCGAGGAGTCGGGCGCGCGGGTCATCGTCCGCATCCCCGCCGACACCGTCGTCACCAACGGCTAG
- a CDS encoding class I SAM-dependent methyltransferase, with protein sequence MKGKEWYQADDVAQEYDSKRFSRGGRLIDHREKQAVLDAVGPVEDKEILEIACGTGRFTVMLAERGADVVGLDISRAMMLQGREKARQAGVADNVEFLRGDAARLPFPDDHFDAVFAMRFFHLADTPAKFLAEMARVSKDVVFFDTFNDTSARVVYNWLLPMGSRLYGESEVDDLLRDANLELTDATHDFVIPYGLYRKIPNGIAGELRGFDTSVGDTAVGERLASVSYWAASVGSGD encoded by the coding sequence GTGAAAGGAAAGGAGTGGTACCAGGCGGACGACGTCGCCCAAGAGTACGACTCGAAGCGGTTCTCTCGCGGCGGCCGACTCATCGACCACCGGGAGAAGCAGGCGGTCCTCGACGCGGTCGGACCCGTCGAAGACAAGGAGATTCTCGAAATCGCCTGCGGAACGGGTCGCTTTACAGTCATGCTCGCCGAACGCGGCGCCGACGTCGTCGGCCTCGACATCTCGCGGGCGATGATGCTGCAGGGGCGCGAGAAGGCGAGACAGGCGGGCGTCGCGGACAACGTCGAGTTCCTCCGCGGCGACGCGGCGCGCCTGCCGTTCCCCGACGACCACTTCGACGCGGTGTTTGCGATGCGGTTCTTCCACCTCGCGGACACGCCGGCGAAGTTCCTCGCGGAGATGGCGCGCGTCTCGAAGGACGTGGTGTTCTTCGACACGTTCAACGACACGAGTGCGCGCGTCGTCTACAACTGGTTGCTCCCGATGGGGTCGCGTCTCTACGGCGAATCGGAGGTGGACGACCTCCTCCGCGACGCCAACCTCGAACTCACCGACGCGACGCACGACTTCGTCATCCCGTACGGGTTGTACCGGAAGATTCCGAACGGCATCGCGGGCGAACTGCGCGGATTCGACACCTCCGTCGGCGACACCGCCGTCGGCGAACGACTCGCGTCGGTGTCGTACTGGGCCGCGTCCGTCGGCTCCGGCGACTGA
- a CDS encoding glycosyltransferase family 2 protein, producing the protein MDLSVVVPTLNGRDRLAANLDALAEAAPDAEVVVVNGPSADGTTGMVRDRDDVGVLVELSDRTLNVSRNAGIQAASGDAIAFVRYDVAVEDRWLDGVTDGLEEAAVVTGPSHQTLRAGMTTETLERRTICGRDVTYFNGGNVAFHRDALDELDGFDEYLKTGGARDAAHRLAGAGYDVTWRPEMSVRTEYEADGGVTERDWGWKYRALGYRLAKNYGFRPTVVRRTLRHARTDAVSAARDVVRGDTTPTGWLGTGRDVLAGMATGISDGLVARARDQSPTRNPHGRSKRADRAVATYDWR; encoded by the coding sequence ATGGACCTCTCGGTAGTGGTCCCGACGCTCAACGGTCGGGACCGACTCGCGGCCAACCTCGACGCCCTAGCCGAGGCCGCCCCCGACGCCGAAGTCGTCGTCGTCAACGGGCCGTCGGCGGACGGCACTACCGGGATGGTACGGGACCGAGACGACGTGGGCGTCCTCGTCGAACTCTCGGACCGAACGCTGAACGTCTCTCGAAACGCCGGGATTCAGGCCGCCTCGGGCGACGCAATCGCCTTCGTCCGCTACGACGTCGCGGTCGAAGACCGGTGGCTCGACGGCGTGACCGACGGACTGGAGGAGGCCGCCGTCGTCACCGGCCCGTCGCACCAGACGCTCCGCGCCGGGATGACCACCGAGACGCTCGAACGGCGGACCATCTGCGGCCGCGACGTGACCTACTTCAACGGCGGCAACGTCGCCTTCCACCGCGACGCCCTCGACGAACTCGACGGCTTCGACGAGTACCTCAAGACGGGCGGCGCGCGCGACGCGGCGCACCGCCTCGCGGGCGCGGGTTACGACGTGACGTGGCGCCCGGAGATGAGCGTGCGGACGGAGTACGAGGCCGATGGCGGCGTGACGGAACGCGACTGGGGGTGGAAGTACCGCGCCCTCGGCTACCGACTGGCGAAGAACTACGGGTTCCGACCGACCGTCGTGCGCCGGACGCTCCGACACGCCCGCACGGACGCCGTCTCCGCCGCCCGCGACGTCGTCCGCGGCGACACGACGCCGACGGGGTGGCTCGGGACGGGACGGGACGTCCTCGCGGGGATGGCGACCGGCATCTCGGACGGACTCGTCGCCCGCGCCAGAGACCAGTCGCCCACGCGGAACCCCCACGGCCGTTCGAAGCGGGCCGACCGCGCCGTCGCCACGTACGACTGGCGCTGA
- a CDS encoding amidohydrolase family protein has translation MLELNHGFRVVDVHARLDPDSEEAVATRGREISPERLERELHQAGVVRAVVAPGRRPKGEGYLRANNAVARMSVDRPFVAFARIDGPRDPSSRASARLRNLTASRDESHADPEDVEQYAYDDRFHGFTLAPAVDGLPDEETITQLENVGLPVVVHAGDAFTPDDAVETLLGRDFPVVLAGFGGYPLNRDLMNRSIDLLDEYDDLYLDTSFVRFRGVMERALLEHPDRVMFGSGAPESHPNVGVMELLTLDVSEDVMRRAFSKNAARLVPELAPGEQ, from the coding sequence ATGCTGGAACTGAACCACGGGTTCCGGGTGGTGGACGTACACGCGCGGTTGGACCCCGACAGCGAGGAGGCGGTCGCCACGCGCGGGCGAGAGATAAGCCCCGAACGGTTGGAGCGAGAACTCCACCAAGCGGGCGTCGTCCGCGCCGTCGTCGCGCCGGGGCGGCGACCGAAGGGGGAGGGGTACCTCCGCGCGAACAACGCCGTCGCCCGCATGAGCGTCGACCGACCGTTCGTCGCGTTCGCTCGCATCGACGGCCCCCGGGACCCGAGCAGTCGGGCCTCCGCGCGCCTGCGGAACCTCACCGCCTCGCGCGACGAGAGCCACGCCGACCCCGAGGACGTCGAGCAGTACGCCTACGACGACCGGTTCCACGGGTTCACCCTCGCGCCCGCCGTCGACGGCCTCCCCGACGAGGAGACGATAACCCAACTGGAGAACGTCGGCCTGCCCGTCGTCGTCCACGCCGGCGACGCGTTCACGCCGGACGACGCCGTCGAGACGCTTCTCGGCCGCGATTTCCCCGTCGTCCTCGCGGGGTTCGGCGGCTACCCGCTGAACCGCGACCTGATGAACCGGAGCATCGACCTGTTGGACGAGTACGACGACCTCTACCTCGACACGAGTTTCGTCCGCTTCCGCGGCGTGATGGAGCGCGCACTCTTGGAGCATCCCGACCGGGTCATGTTCGGGAGCGGAGCGCCCGAGTCACACCCCAACGTCGGCGTGATGGAACTCCTGACGCTGGACGTGAGCGAGGACGTGATGCGGCGGGCCTTCTCGAAGAACGCCGCGCGGCTAGTGCCGGAACTCGCGCCCGGCGAGCAGTGA
- the thsA gene encoding thermosome subunit alpha produces MQQPLYILAGGSSRTHGQAAQDSNIRAGKAVANAVRTTLGPRGMDKMLVDSSGTVVITNDGATILEEMDIEHPAAQMIVEVAETQEEAVGDGTTTAAVLTGELLVHAEDLLEQDLHPTVIVEGYTEAARLAQEAIDAQVLDATLDDDLLEKVAESSMTGKGTGDVTADVLATHVVRAVRMVHEENDGRFDSDDVRVLTRTGASSSATELVEGVVIDKDPVNDNMPRSVEDATVAVLDAKLDVRKGEVDTEYNITSVEQLDAAIKAEDDELRGYAKAFADAGVDVLFCTKSVSDRVAGYLAKEGVLAFKNVKQSDTRAIARATGAKRLGSATDVDESDFGHADAVSLKTYGDDDLTFVEGGAASKAVTLFLRGGTEHVVDELERAIEDAIGVVVAALDKGGVVPGAGATEIAIADHVRSEAAGIEGRKQLAVEAFADAVEALPRTLAENTGMDPIDALVDLRARFEKEGVAGVISSGRAGEIGDPVEHGILDPAAVKREAVESATEAATMIVRIDDVIAAE; encoded by the coding sequence ATGCAGCAGCCCCTGTACATCCTCGCCGGTGGAAGTTCCCGAACGCACGGTCAGGCCGCGCAGGACTCGAACATCCGAGCCGGGAAGGCCGTCGCGAATGCGGTACGAACCACCCTCGGTCCCCGCGGGATGGACAAGATGCTCGTCGACTCCTCGGGAACGGTCGTCATCACCAACGACGGTGCGACCATCCTCGAGGAGATGGACATCGAACACCCCGCCGCGCAGATGATCGTCGAAGTGGCCGAGACGCAGGAGGAGGCGGTCGGTGACGGCACGACCACCGCGGCCGTCCTCACGGGCGAACTCCTCGTCCACGCCGAGGACCTCCTCGAACAGGACCTCCACCCGACGGTCATCGTCGAGGGGTACACCGAGGCGGCCCGCCTCGCGCAGGAGGCCATCGACGCGCAGGTCCTCGACGCGACCCTCGACGACGACCTCTTGGAGAAGGTCGCCGAGTCGAGCATGACCGGCAAGGGAACCGGCGACGTGACCGCCGACGTCCTCGCCACGCACGTCGTGCGGGCGGTCCGCATGGTCCACGAGGAGAACGACGGCCGGTTCGACAGCGACGACGTGCGCGTCCTGACCCGCACGGGCGCGTCCTCGTCGGCGACGGAACTCGTCGAGGGCGTCGTCATCGACAAGGACCCCGTCAACGACAACATGCCCCGGTCCGTCGAGGACGCCACCGTCGCGGTCCTCGACGCCAAACTCGACGTGCGCAAGGGCGAGGTGGACACCGAGTACAACATCACCTCCGTCGAGCAACTCGACGCGGCCATCAAGGCCGAGGACGACGAACTCCGCGGCTACGCGAAGGCGTTCGCCGACGCCGGGGTGGACGTCCTGTTCTGCACGAAGTCCGTCTCGGACCGCGTCGCGGGCTACCTCGCCAAGGAGGGCGTCCTCGCGTTCAAGAACGTGAAGCAGTCCGACACGCGCGCCATCGCCCGCGCGACGGGCGCCAAGCGCCTCGGCTCCGCCACCGACGTCGACGAGTCGGACTTCGGCCACGCCGACGCCGTCTCGCTGAAGACGTACGGCGACGACGACCTCACGTTCGTCGAGGGCGGCGCGGCGTCGAAGGCCGTCACGCTGTTCCTCCGCGGCGGCACCGAACACGTCGTGGACGAACTCGAACGCGCCATCGAGGACGCCATCGGCGTGGTCGTCGCCGCCCTCGACAAGGGCGGCGTCGTCCCCGGCGCGGGCGCGACCGAAATCGCCATCGCCGACCACGTCCGCTCCGAGGCGGCGGGCATCGAGGGCCGCAAGCAACTCGCCGTGGAGGCGTTCGCGGACGCCGTGGAGGCCCTCCCGCGCACCCTCGCGGAGAACACCGGCATGGACCCCATCGACGCTCTCGTGGACCTCCGCGCGCGCTTCGAGAAGGAGGGGGTCGCGGGCGTCATCTCGTCGGGTCGCGCCGGCGAAATCGGCGACCCCGTCGAACACGGCATCCTCGACCCCGCCGCGGTCAAGCGCGAGGCGGTCGAGTCCGCCACCGAGGCCGCGACGATGATCGTCCGCATCGACGACGTCATCGCCGCCGAGTGA
- a CDS encoding trimeric intracellular cation channel family protein, producing the protein MNVVGLLAFAVAGSLKAADAGLDAFGVTVLGVVTALGGGTTRDVLVDRIPASLATTGDVSVALVGVALAVLLIRRTPDHVRVRDTPAFLVSDAVGLAAFAATGALVGTGAGLTPYGVVVLATVTAVGGGSLADLLVGRVPVVLREDFYATPAVLGGVAFWAVGSLGGPSSVQAGVCAGLVFATRMLALRYDWHLPRIRVEGGGEN; encoded by the coding sequence ATGAACGTCGTCGGCCTCCTCGCGTTCGCCGTCGCCGGGTCGCTGAAGGCCGCGGACGCCGGACTCGACGCCTTCGGGGTGACCGTCCTCGGCGTGGTGACCGCGCTCGGCGGGGGGACGACGCGCGACGTCCTCGTCGACCGAATCCCCGCCTCGTTGGCGACGACGGGAGACGTGTCCGTCGCCCTCGTCGGCGTCGCCCTCGCCGTCCTCCTGATTCGCCGCACCCCCGACCACGTCCGCGTCCGCGACACCCCCGCGTTCCTCGTGAGCGACGCCGTCGGCCTCGCCGCCTTCGCCGCCACGGGCGCACTCGTCGGCACCGGGGCCGGACTGACCCCGTACGGCGTCGTCGTCCTCGCGACGGTGACGGCCGTCGGCGGCGGGTCCCTCGCGGACCTCCTCGTGGGGCGCGTCCCGGTCGTCCTCCGCGAGGACTTCTACGCGACGCCCGCCGTCCTCGGCGGGGTCGCGTTCTGGGCGGTCGGTTCCCTCGGTGGCCCGTCGAGCGTCCAGGCGGGCGTCTGCGCCGGTCTCGTCTTCGCGACGCGGATGCTCGCCCTCCGGTACGACTGGCACCTGCCGCGGATTCGGGTCGAGGGCGGCGGGGAGAACTGA
- a CDS encoding nicotinamide-nucleotide adenylyltransferase: MRGFYIGRFQPYHNGHHRMVEEIADEVDELVLGIGSAGDSHSPRNPFTAGERIMMVTKSVADFDVTTYAVPIEDLDRNSVWVSHVQSMSPTFDVAYSNNPLVIQLFTEAGVEVRQSPMFNRDVLEGTELRDRMIHDEDWRSLVPGPVERVIDEIGGIERLQRVSETDSNGGDATADPS; this comes from the coding sequence ATGCGGGGGTTCTACATCGGTCGCTTCCAGCCCTACCACAACGGCCACCACCGGATGGTCGAGGAGATAGCCGACGAAGTGGACGAACTCGTCCTCGGAATCGGGTCCGCGGGCGACTCGCACTCGCCGCGAAACCCGTTCACCGCCGGCGAGCGAATCATGATGGTGACGAAGTCCGTCGCCGACTTCGACGTCACGACGTACGCCGTCCCCATCGAAGACCTGGACCGCAACTCGGTCTGGGTGAGTCACGTCCAGAGCATGTCGCCCACGTTCGACGTCGCCTACTCGAACAACCCCCTCGTCATCCAACTGTTCACCGAGGCCGGCGTGGAGGTCAGACAGTCGCCGATGTTCAACCGCGACGTGCTGGAGGGGACCGAACTCCGCGACCGGATGATACACGACGAGGACTGGCGGAGCCTCGTCCCCGGCCCCGTCGAACGCGTCATCGACGAGATAGGCGGCATCGAACGACTGCAACGCGTCTCGGAGACCGACTCGAACGGCGGCGACGCCACCGCCGACCCCTCCTGA
- the lonB gene encoding ATP-dependent protease LonB yields the protein MSNDMDTDENSREQGDDVPDESPHSPSERDDETFPESGPDQGADDKRTIDDLGSDVEVTADVADDVDEDDLLGGLQIDSTNEIEVPDRLVDQVIGQEHARDVVMKAAKQRRHVMMIGSPGTGKSMLAKAMSELLPKEELQDVLVYHNPDDGNNPKVRTVPAGKGEQIVEAHKEEARKRNQMRSFLMWIIIAIVLGYSLIIAGQILLGILAAGVIYLAFRYGSRGSDAMIPNHIVNNADTTTAPFEDATGAHAGALLGDVRHDPFQSGGMETPSHDRVEPGAIHKANKGVLFIDEINTLDIRSQQHLMTAIQEGEFSITGQSERSSGAMVQTEPVPTDFIMIAAGNLDAMENMHPALRSRIKGYGYEVYMDDTIEDTPEMRRKYARFVAQEVNKDGRLPDFSSEAIEEVILEARRRAGRKGHLTLELRNLGGLVRVSGDIARAENADLVTRDHVLQAKGRSRSIEQQLADDYIERRKDYELQVADGYQVGRVNGLAVMGEDSGIMLPVMAEVTPSQGPGEVIATGQLKEMAQEAVDNVSAIIKKFSDENISEKDIHIQFVQAGQGGVDGDSASITVAAAVISALEDVGVDQSLAMTGSLSVRGDVLPVGGVTHKIEAAAKSGCTKVIIPQANMQDVMIEDEYKEMVEIIPVSHISEVLDIALEGEPEKDSLVDRLKSITGSAFTEGKVSGPSSPSPQ from the coding sequence ATGAGTAACGATATGGATACCGACGAAAACTCCCGGGAACAGGGGGACGACGTGCCCGACGAGTCCCCTCACTCGCCGTCCGAACGGGACGACGAGACGTTTCCGGAGTCCGGGCCCGACCAAGGGGCCGACGATAAACGGACTATCGACGACCTCGGGAGCGACGTCGAGGTCACCGCCGACGTCGCAGACGACGTCGACGAAGACGACCTCCTCGGTGGACTTCAGATCGACTCGACGAACGAGATAGAAGTCCCCGACCGACTCGTCGACCAGGTCATCGGTCAGGAGCACGCCCGCGACGTGGTCATGAAGGCCGCGAAGCAGCGGCGTCACGTGATGATGATCGGCTCGCCGGGGACGGGCAAATCGATGCTCGCGAAGGCGATGTCCGAACTCCTGCCGAAGGAGGAACTTCAGGACGTCCTCGTCTACCACAACCCCGACGACGGGAACAACCCCAAGGTCCGAACGGTCCCTGCCGGAAAAGGCGAACAGATAGTCGAGGCCCACAAGGAGGAGGCGCGCAAGCGCAACCAGATGCGCTCGTTCCTCATGTGGATCATCATCGCCATCGTCCTCGGCTACTCGCTCATCATCGCCGGGCAGATTCTGCTCGGCATCCTGGCAGCGGGTGTCATCTACCTCGCCTTCCGCTACGGCTCTCGCGGGAGCGACGCGATGATTCCGAACCACATCGTGAACAACGCCGACACGACGACGGCGCCCTTCGAGGACGCGACGGGCGCGCACGCCGGCGCACTGCTCGGCGACGTCCGGCACGACCCGTTCCAGTCCGGTGGGATGGAGACGCCGAGTCACGACCGGGTCGAACCCGGCGCCATCCACAAGGCGAACAAGGGCGTGCTGTTCATCGACGAGATAAACACGCTCGACATCCGCTCCCAGCAGCACCTGATGACGGCCATCCAGGAGGGCGAGTTCTCCATCACGGGCCAGTCCGAGCGCTCCTCGGGCGCGATGGTCCAGACGGAACCCGTCCCGACGGACTTCATCATGATCGCCGCCGGGAACCTCGACGCGATGGAGAACATGCACCCCGCCCTGCGCTCGCGTATCAAGGGCTACGGGTACGAGGTGTACATGGACGACACCATCGAGGACACCCCCGAGATGCGGCGCAAGTACGCGCGCTTCGTCGCGCAGGAGGTCAACAAGGACGGCCGCCTGCCCGACTTCAGCTCCGAGGCCATCGAGGAAGTCATCCTCGAAGCCCGGCGCCGCGCGGGCCGCAAGGGGCACCTCACGCTCGAACTGCGTAACCTCGGTGGGCTGGTGCGCGTCTCCGGCGACATCGCTCGCGCGGAGAACGCCGACCTGGTCACCCGCGACCACGTGCTGCAGGCGAAGGGCCGCAGTCGCTCCATCGAGCAGCAACTCGCGGACGACTACATCGAGCGCCGCAAGGACTACGAACTGCAGGTGGCCGACGGCTACCAGGTGGGCCGCGTCAACGGCCTCGCGGTCATGGGCGAGGACTCCGGTATCATGCTCCCCGTCATGGCCGAGGTCACGCCGTCGCAGGGCCCCGGCGAGGTCATCGCCACGGGTCAGCTGAAGGAGATGGCGCAGGAGGCCGTCGACAACGTCTCCGCCATCATCAAGAAGTTCTCGGACGAGAACATCTCCGAGAAGGACATCCACATCCAGTTCGTCCAGGCCGGACAGGGCGGCGTCGACGGCGACTCCGCCTCCATCACCGTCGCGGCGGCGGTCATCTCCGCCCTCGAAGACGTGGGCGTCGACCAGTCGCTCGCGATGACCGGCAGCCTGTCGGTGCGCGGCGACGTCCTCCCGGTGGGCGGCGTCACGCACAAGATAGAGGCCGCCGCGAAGTCCGGGTGCACGAAGGTCATCATCCCGCAGGCGAACATGCAGGACGTGATGATCGAGGACGAGTACAAGGAGATGGTCGAAATCATCCCCGTCTCGCACATCAGCGAGGTGCTCGACATCGCACTCGAAGGCGAACCGGAGAAGGACTCCCTCGTGGACCGCCTCAAGAGCATCACCGGCTCCGCGTTCACCGAAGGGAAAGTGTCCGGGCCGTCGAGCCCGAGTCCGCAGTAA
- a CDS encoding CPBP family glutamic-type intramembrane protease — MPDWATFAAFAAVVTTGLLLLSYASQGVVSSTDEREPSAPRDDPTRTPGETAFDGSRATETAADAEGDTVPAAAGADTTPAADADTASTDTDADSSLAADRRDPDRELVLPKSGVRYRPPPREETPELSTAALLANVAFSQGLFGVALLAGAWYAQIPAAAFGAGPATLSVSGLLVGVALGLSLYAVNEVGAAVGAAYGLGRSEDLRESLAPDSRAGWAALFFVVLPVIAGFEELLFRGALVGVLAAGFGVSPWLLAVVSSAAFALGHGAQGRLGVLVTGGLGFVLAAAFVLTGSLFVVVVAHYLVNALEFVVHEGLGVEWGGGADGVE; from the coding sequence ATGCCCGACTGGGCGACGTTCGCCGCGTTCGCGGCCGTCGTCACGACGGGTCTCCTCTTGCTTTCGTACGCCTCGCAGGGCGTCGTCTCCTCGACCGACGAGCGAGAGCCGTCTGCGCCCCGCGACGACCCGACCCGGACGCCCGGAGAGACCGCGTTCGACGGGTCGCGGGCGACGGAGACGGCCGCCGACGCCGAGGGCGACACGGTCCCCGCCGCCGCGGGCGCTGACACCACTCCCGCCGCGGACGCTGACACCGCTTCCACCGACACCGACGCGGATTCCTCTCTCGCGGCCGACCGCCGCGACCCCGACAGGGAACTCGTGCTGCCGAAGTCGGGCGTCCGCTACCGGCCGCCGCCGCGCGAGGAGACGCCCGAACTCTCGACGGCGGCGCTGTTGGCCAACGTCGCGTTCTCGCAGGGACTGTTCGGCGTCGCCCTCCTCGCCGGCGCGTGGTACGCGCAGATTCCGGCCGCGGCGTTCGGCGCGGGTCCGGCGACGCTCTCCGTCTCGGGCCTCCTCGTCGGCGTCGCCCTCGGCCTGTCGCTGTACGCCGTGAACGAAGTCGGCGCGGCCGTCGGGGCGGCGTACGGTCTCGGTCGCTCGGAGGACCTCCGGGAGTCGCTCGCGCCCGACTCCCGCGCCGGGTGGGCCGCGCTGTTTTTCGTCGTCCTGCCCGTCATCGCCGGCTTCGAGGAACTGCTGTTCCGGGGGGCGCTGGTGGGCGTCCTCGCGGCCGGGTTCGGCGTCTCTCCGTGGCTTCTCGCCGTCGTCTCCTCCGCCGCGTTCGCCCTCGGCCACGGCGCGCAGGGCCGTCTCGGCGTCCTCGTCACCGGCGGACTGGGGTTCGTCCTCGCGGCGGCGTTCGTCCTCACCGGGAGCCTGTTCGTCGTCGTCGTCGCCCACTACCTCGTGAACGCGCTGGAGTTCGTCGTCCACGAGGGACTCGGCGTCGAGTGGGGCGGCGGCGCGGACGGAGTCGAGTGA
- a CDS encoding MGMT family protein, producing the protein MNVDAGVFARDSDRLGRAIQIGVASGNVISVSFPETAPADADADHPLLDRAFAYLDGDEDHFDDVPVALTVPTDHRRVLDAVRKLPYGETVDFRRVVRMAGMDPEDDDDVATARTALRENPVLLFVPDHRVEDASGATPDEVARRLRGVERD; encoded by the coding sequence ATGAACGTGGACGCAGGCGTCTTCGCCCGCGACTCCGACCGACTCGGGCGAGCGATACAGATAGGCGTCGCCAGCGGGAACGTCATCAGCGTCTCGTTCCCCGAGACCGCTCCCGCGGACGCCGACGCGGACCACCCGCTTCTCGACCGGGCGTTCGCCTACCTCGACGGCGACGAGGACCACTTCGACGACGTGCCCGTCGCGCTGACCGTCCCCACCGACCACCGGCGCGTCCTCGACGCGGTGCGGAAACTCCCGTACGGCGAGACGGTCGACTTCCGGCGCGTGGTTCGCATGGCCGGCATGGACCCGGAGGACGACGACGACGTGGCGACGGCGCGGACGGCCCTTCGCGAGAACCCCGTCCTCCTGTTCGTCCCGGACCACCGGGTCGAGGACGCGTCGGGCGCGACGCCCGACGAGGTGGCCCGCCGACTCCGCGGCGTCGAACGCGACTGA